AGTTGTTCAGCCTGACCTGGCCGGCCGCAGCAGGGGGCCGGGTGAGCTCCTCCAGTGCCAGTGCCAGCGCCGGCACCGCACCCGCCAGGACCGCCGCCCCCTGTCCCACCTGGCACCGTCGTTGCATCTGTACCTCCCGAGCCGGACCCTGACGCGCAGGGCAGGTAACCCGGACGAGTCCCCCGGCCGGTGGCCGCTAGACTTGTTTCTCGGCCCACCGGCCGGGCGCTCGTAGCTCAACGGATAGAGCATCTGACTACGGATCAGAAGGTTGGGGGTTCGAATCCCTTCGAGCGCGCAGCTGCGATGCAGGTCAGGGCCTGACAACCGGAAGATCTCCGGCGGTCAGGCCCTCCTCGTTGCACGGAATTGCACGAGACCTCGGATCGCACGGCCGACATCGTCCGTTCGGCCGCCAACTGCGAGACCTGCGCGGCCCAGCGGCACTGCACCTGACGTCGTCGTGACTGGCGAACGCCGGCAGGCTCGGGCCGACGCGAAGTAGGTTCGTGGCCGACGACGACCCGGAGACGTCTAGCTCTCAGCGGCCTGCCGAAGGCGTTCGGCCCAATCGAAGGAATCGCCCAACCATTTCGCGTCGCTCGACTTGCGGTAGCCGGGCGCGTTCGTGAGTAGCTCCCATACCCGTTCCGGCGTCGCGGCGATCTCGCATTCCGTTGCGAAGCCCATCGTGTACGGCATGGAAACAAGTTACGCGTCGATGCGGTTGGTGCGCGCAGCCTGGCGCCATGCGCCCGTGACGAAGCTGGGCTGTCAGTTGTGACGCTGGGTCAGGGCTTCGGCTTGGACCAGTACTCGTTCATCAAGTCCATGGCTTGCTGCAACGTCATCGCAGCCACTTCCCCCTCGGGAACCCTCAGTTCGGTGATCAGCGCGTAGACGAGGTCTGCGGGCAACGCCTCGGCCGGGACGGGCGTCTGTTGTCCCGGCCGGATCGGCTTGATGCCGTCGTCCACGCACGACCAGAACTGATCCTCTGTCACTGCGAGCCGGCTGGACCCGAGGATCTCCGACCACAACCTCGGACCGTACGTGTCGGCATTCGCCGGACGAGAGACGCGAGTTCGCAGGATGCGACCATCGGCCAGCGGTAGCTCGTAGGTGATGTGATGGCCGACGCTGCGCCCCCGGGCGTTACGGACGAGTTCCCAGCCCTCGGTCTCACAGAACTTCTGGTGATGGCACCGCGATCCCGGACGGCTCACCGGTTTTGCGCCACCGGTGGCAGTAGCCACGCCTTGAGTTGGTCGTCATTGGCCAGCTCAACGATCTCGACAACGTCCCAATTGTCCTTGTGGTTAGGCACGCCGAAGAGGCGCTCGTTCCAGTCCTCGGCGTACTCACGCAGGGCGTCCATCAGGTCCGTGATCGCGGCGTCGAAGGTGTCGCCGTCACCGTGCACCGGCAGCCCGGGCAGCAGTGCCGCCCAGCCGCCACCCTCGGCGACCACAACAGCTCTGGCCGGGCGAACCTCCATCAGCTTGTTGAGCAGCCGCGCGGCGTCGACAACGGCGTAGCGCTCACTCTTGCGCGACACGGTGATGACACGGCCGACGTGCGCGTCGTCGAGCAGCGTCGGAAGCTCGTCGCGTGCCTGCGTGGTGGTCGGATAGTGGAAGGTCACCGGCCCATGGTGACCGGGTACGTTGAGTACGTCAAGTACTTCGCGTACTTGCCTTTCAGTCCCCAGCGCCGACCTGCGGAAACGCGGTGCTCATCGGATGCGATCAGCAGGCTGGGGGTGGGGCCGCGTGGTCGTTCGGAGCCCAATCGAGCTGATCCCCGCCGCGAATCTGCCGCCACCCTCGAGCCGGTCCGACGGGCCGGGCGGCGTCGGTCAGCCAATAGGTGGCGTCCGGGTGCCAGCCGGCGATCATCGTCGCGGCGTCGTCCATCGGAAGGGCGCGGGTGGCGCCCTCCAGGTAGGCGCTGACCGTGAGGTGCACGCCGTCGTACTCCGCCGCGACCGCGGCCCAGTCCGGGATCAACCAGCGACCGGACCATCCGCTCACCCGCCACCAGTCATGGCGCCGGGCGGGGGTGACGTCGAGCGGGTGAGCCCTGGTCAGGGCCACCCAGTCGGCGGCGCCGCCGATCTCCAGGACCCGGGCGTCCGGATCGATCTGCAGCGGGCGCACGAGGGCTGAGGAGAAGTCGCCCTGGCATTCCTCGACGAGGAACAGCAGCGATGCGTCATAGGGCGGCAGCGATCGGGTGCTCTCGATCAGGCCGTGGGTGGTGGGCGCCGACCACCAGGATCCGCTGACCCCGCCGAGCGGCTCGGGCGAGTGGAGTTCGCGGCGGACCTCGGCTGCCAGCCGGGTCGACCACCCGTGCAGTGCGGCGCTCGCGCTGACCGGGTCGGGGTGCGCGGCGCCGTGCTCCCAACGCACGACGTGCTGCCGATCGAACGCGACCGCGCTCGACCACCACTCCGCGCCCGGTGCCGTCGCCAGCGCGCGGGCCACCGGCAGCAAGGCCGCGCGCACCTCCGGCGCATCGAGCAGCGCCTCGCGCGCAAACGGCGCCTGCCAATACATCGCCGAACACACGCTGTCCGCCAGCGGGTGCAGCAGCTCAATCTCGCCCAGCGCGCTCACCGGTGCACCGTCGAAACGGGTGAGCGCCGCCAGCGCCTCGTCGATCAGGTCCGGCGTGGGACCGTCATGGCTGCGGTGCCAGACCGCGCTGAGCCTTGGGTCGTGCGCGGCGGCAACGAGCAGGCACAGCTCCCGCCCGCGCGGCCCGTCCAGCCACGCCTGTCCGGTCACCCCGTCAGATTAAGCAACTCCCGCCTGCGTCGCACCCGAGTAATGCCGGTTGACCCCCGGCAGCAGCGCGAGCGACATGACCAACAACCACGTCCCGTAGAACACGACGCCGAACCAGAACACGAAAATGCCGTGCCAGGCGAACGGGCCGGTCTTGACGAAGTACGCCATCAGCGCGGGCACGAACGAGATGGCGACCCAGACGTTGAGGTAACCGACCCACCGTGGCAGCAGCGGGTCCGGGCGGTCGTCGGAGAAAATCCCCCAGGCGATGACCACGCCCTGCAGGGAGAACGGCCCGACCGGGGTGAGGAACAGCAGCCAGCCGAGGTCGTGCAGCGCCTGGGTGGTGTCCGGGTTGCGCTCCGGATGGAACGCGGCCACCTCGAGGACGACCATCGGGATCACCAGCAGTGCGAAGGTCACCGCGCCGATGATCGCCTGCAGGATCGCCAGCACCGGCGTGGCGCCATCCGCCATCCGCCACAGCTGCAGCGTGATCAGCGCCAGCACCGGCGCGATCAGGCAGACGCCGAGGCTCGCCAGCATCAGCCCGACGCGGATCGACGTCAGGTGCTGCGTGTAGTAGTGCACGACCTGCGCGGGTGTCTGGTTGGCCTTCGGTGGCACCGGTAGGAAGCGCGCCAAGGTGAAGCCGGCCAGCGCCACGACGAGTCCGGCGATGCCGCACCACGCGCAGGCCAGCTCGGTGATCCGCCCCCGCGGCCGGGCCGGCGCGGTGGCGGTGGAGACATCGGGCAGAGTGGCGGCATCCGTCATGAGCACGAGTCTGGCGTACTGCGAAAATCGAGCCATGGAGCAGGCAATCCAGATGGTCGGCGCGCTGTTCGTGCTCGGCGGATTCGTGGCCAACCAACGCTGGGGGTTGCGCTCGGATGCCCGTTCGTATCTGCTCGCCAATGCGGTCGGCGCCGCGATCCTCACCGTGTGCGCCGTGCTGAATTCCCAGCCGGGGTTCGTGTTGTTGGAGGGGGTGTGGGCGGTGGTCTCCACGGTGGGCTTGATCCGGGCCCTGCGGCCGGGTACCCCGTCTAAGGCCCCGGGTCTCGGGTAAGGACGCGACTGTGCCTACCCATCGCGTCGTGATTATCGGCTCCGGCTTCGGCGGCCTGTTCGCCACCAAGCACCTGCGCCGGGCCCCCGTAGAGGTGACGCTGATCGCCCGGACCACCCACCACCTGTTCCAGCCACTGCTCTATCAGGTCAGCACCGGGGTGCTGTCCCCCGGCGAGATCGCCCCGGCCACCCGGGAGATCCTGCGCCGCCAGCGCAACGCCCGGGTACTGCTCGGCGATGTGGTCGACATCGACGTGAACGCCCGGACGGTCACCTCGACCTCACCGTTGGGCAGCACAACCACCGCGTACGACTCGCTGATCGTCGCGGCCGGCGCCGGGCAGTCCTACTTCGGCCACGACGAGTTCGCCGAATACGCGCCGGGCATGAAATCCATCGACGACGCCCTGGAGCTGCGCGGTCGGATCTTCGGCGTGTTCGAGTTGGCCGAACTCACCCGTGATCCGGTGCTGGCCCAACGGCTGCTCACCTTCGTGGTGATCGGCGCCGGTCCCACCGGTGTGGAGATGGTCGGTCAGATCGCCGAACTCGCGCACCGCACGTTGCCCCGGGACTTCCGCGCGATCGATCCCAAGCGCGCCCGCATCGTGTTGGTGGACGGCGCCGATGAGGTGCTCGGCTCGTTCGGTCCGAAGTTGGCCAGGGCCGCGCGCAAGCGGCTGGAGGAAATGGGCGTCGAGGTACAGCTCGGCCAGATGGTGGTCGACGTGGACGCCGAGGGCGTGGTGCTGGCCGACAAGGCGGGCAACCACACCCGCATCGAATCGTCCTGCAAGGTGTGGGCAGCCGGGGTGTCCGCCTCCCCGTTGGGTCGCCGGCTCGCCGCACAAACCGGCGCCGAAACCGACCGCGTGGGCCGGGTGAAAGTGAACCCGGACCTGACGCTGCCCGGCCACCCCGAGGTGTTCGTCGTCGGCGACATGGCCACGCTGGACCACCTGCCCGGCGTGGCCCAGGTGGCCATGCAGGGCGGGAAGTTCGCGGCCAAACGCATCTCTGACCGCCTCGTCGGGGAGAACCCGCAGCAGCCCTTCCGGTACTTCGACAAGGGCAACATGGCCACCATCTCCCGGTTCAACGCGGTGGCCCAGGTGGGCAAATTGCGCTTCTCCGGGTTCGTCGCCTGGCTGCTCTGGTTGGTGATTCACCTGATCTATCTGGTCGGGTTCAAGAACCGGATCACCGCACTGCTGCATTGGACGGTCAGCTTCATCGGCCGGGACCGTTCCGAGCGCACCGCGACCGCGCAACAGGTCTATGCGCGCACGGCGTTGCGTCGGCTGCCTGACATCGAGTCTGAGACCTGGGGCCTGACGCCGCCCGGCGGGTGAAAGCCGGCACGTAACCCTCGGGTGCCATCCTTCGCGCATGAAGGTGACCTGGAAGGACGCCCCGGAGGAGCACGATTACCCGGCCGCGGCCGCTTACCTGTCGTTGCTGTTGCCCGCCGATGCAACGGACGCGGCGGTGACGTCGTTGCGCGCCGCGGAGTGCACCGCCCGCAAGGCCAAGGACATCCTGCGGGCCTCTGGGCTGGCGTTGCTGCCCAAGGACAACCCGCACGTGGCCGCGGATCTGGACAAGGTGCACGACGGGAAGACGCTCTCGCCGATCCTGCTCGTCCAGGGTGAGGTCCGCTGCGGTCGGCCGTTGCTCATCGCCGATGGCTATCACCGGGTCTGCGCGAGCTACTGGCTGGACGAGAACACCGACATCCCGTGTCGGTTGGGGACCTGCCCCGAGCTCCCTCGATGACCTTCGCGCATCTCTGCCTGGTCGTCGCGGTCGGGCTGTTCGGGCCGCTGCTGGCGCTGCCCAAGCGTTGGCACGTGCCGGTGGTGGTTGGCGAACTGGCTGCCGGGGTGGTGCTCGGGCCGACCGGGACCAAGACGTTGAACGCCGCCTCGCCCACATTCACCTTTCTGGCGGACATCGGCTTCGCCTTGGTCATGTTCGTGGCCGGTACGCACGTGCCGGTGCGCGACCCGGCGCTGCGGCCGGCGTTGAAGCACGGGCTGTTGCGCGCGGTCGGGGTCGGGGCGATCGCGGTGGCGTTGGGCGCGGCGCTGTCGCACGCCTTCGACACCGGGCACACCGCGCTGTACGCGGTGCTGATGACCTCCTCGTCCGCGGCGCTGATCCTGCCGATCGTGGACTCGGTCGGACTGTCCGGCCCGACCATCGTGCAGTTACTGCCGCAGGTGGCCGTTGCCGACGCGGCCTGCATTGTGTTGTTGCCGTTGGCCATCGAACCCTCCCGGGCGGGCCGTTCGGCGCTCGGTGCATTGGCGGTGCTGGCCTGCTCGGCCGCGTTCTGGGTGTTTTTGCGCGAGGCGGAGCGCCGCGGGTGGCGGGAGGCCCTGCACGAGGAGAGCAAGCAGCGCAGCTTCGCAATGGAGCTGCGCATCAGCCTGCTGGTGCTCTTCGGCCTGGCCGCGATCGCCGTCCGGACGCACGTCTCGATCATGTTGGCCGGGTTCGGACTGGGCATCGCGGTGACCGCCGTGGGCGAACCGCGCCGGTTGGCCCGTCAGATGTTCGGCATCACCGAGGGCTTTTTCGGCCCGCTGTTCTTCGTCTGGCTCGGGGCGTCATTGAACCTGCGGGCGTTGGGCGACCACCCGAAGTTCATCGGCCTGGGCCTGCTCCTCGGCCTCGGCGCCGTGGCCACCCATGCCGCGATGACGGTCACCAAGCAACCGCCGGCCGCCGGTGCCCTGGCTGCGGCGCAACTGGGTGTCCCGGTTGCCGCGACCACCCTGGGTCAACAGCTGCATCTGCTTGCGCCCGGCGAGCCCGCCGCGCTGATCCTGGGTGCGCTGGTCACCATCGCCGTGGCGACGCTGGCCGGTGGGCTGCTGGCGCGCGGCGGCGCCGCTCAGAGCCCGCCGCGGAACTCGATGTCCGCGGGTGCCACCACGGGGGAACCCAGATCCAGCTGAATCTGGATGTGGTACCCGATGGGGATGTCCCGCGGGTTGCCCAGATAGTGCTGCCCGTTGAAGAACGCGGTGACCGGGCCGTGGAACGGACCGATCTGACTACTCGTCAGCGGCTGGCCCCACACGTCGAAGAAGTCGCCGAGGGTGAAGGTGCGCGGCACCGGAGCCTCGATATGGATCATCCCGTCCGGGGTGTGCGTGTGCAGCCAGGCGAAGCAACTGCCGTTGGTGACGAACACGTTCCCGTCGGGCTTGTGGTCCAACGTCCAGGGCGGGCCGATACCGATGCCGTAGGGCACCTGCTTCTGCGCACCGTTGATGAAGATGGCCAGCCGGGAGTGCACGTGGAAGAGCAACTTCTCGCCCTTGTCGCAGCGGATGCCGTCCGCCAGCGGACCGGGCGACAGCACGGCGGGCGGGGCGAGCACCGACCCGAACGGAATCGGCATGTCCTCCGGGCCGGGGGTGCCCGCCGGGCCGGGCGTGGCCAACGGGCCGAGCCCGTCGAGTGAACCCAGCAGGAAGGGCGCCACGGTGGGTGCCGGTGGGTGCGTCGCGTACGGCGAGGCACTCGGCGATGGGGACGCCGAGGGACTCGGGGACGCGACGGGCACCGACGTGGCGCAGCCGACCGCGCCCAGGCCGACGGCAGCGAGGATGAACAGGGGGGCGCCCCAGCGGGAGATCACCAGACCAGAGGTACCAGACGGTGCCGAACCCTCGACATGTACTCGGTGTAACCGGCGAGATTGCTCGCCAGGAACTTCTCCTCGTCCAGCGCACGCACGGCCAGCACCGCGCTCAACACCACGCCCGGCAGCAGCGCCCACAGCGAACCCAACGCCAACGGCTGTGCGATCAGCTGCAGCGTCAGGCTGCTGTACATCGGGTGGCGGACCAAGGCGTACGGGCCGGTGGAGACCACCTGCTGGTTCTCTTCCACCTGCACAGTCGCCGCGGCGTAGCTGTTGGTCTTGAAGACCAGGAACACCATGTACAGCGCGACCGCCATGAGCGCGAGCCCGACGACGCACACCGGGGCGGAGACCGATGACCAGTCCCGGCGATGGTCGGTGGCGGCCACCGCCATGGTGGTCAGCATCAGCAACTGCACGACGCGTTGGACCTTCTGCTGCGCGGCGGTCTCCTCGCTGCGCGCCCGCACGCCCTGGCCCAGACGCCGCTCCAGCAGCGCGGGGTCCTTGCGGTACAGGTACAGCGACGTCGCCGCGTCCGCGAGGAAAAGGACGGTGACGAAGGCCCAGGCCTGCCAGTAGTGGAAGGTCCAGGCGAAAAGCATCAGGAAGGCGACGCGCACGATCAGATGGCGAATCAGGGTGGCGACGGCACGTGAACGCAGGCTCATTGCGCCACGCTATTCATGATCGATTTCAGGATTCGCCCGCGGAACAGTCACCGCCCCAGCAAGCGATTTCCATCGGTAGGTCGGTTGCGGGCAAGAACACGTCAGCCCACGCTCAACCGCCGCGACGTGCGGCGGCCCGGGTTCGGGCAATCTCCTCGGCGAACGGGTTGGGCGCGATCCAGTTGGGGAACGCCCGCACCAGCCGGGTCGGGCCGTGCACCTCGATCAGTCCGTCGCCGACCTCACGCCGCCACGGGGTGCGCCCGGAGTACCAGCGGTGCAATGCGTGATTGTCCCCGGAGACCACCAGGTCCACCTCGTAGCCCGGGTCGATCTCACAACCGGTCGCGCCGTTGCGATGGTCGGTGACCAGCCACGCCCGGCCCGGCTTGGCCCCGGTCGCCCGGAACTCCACCGTGGTCCGCCCGGTCGGCACCAGATCCAGGTGCACCCGGCGGTGCAACTGCCAGACCACCCAGGCGATGTCGAGTTCGTTGTCCTCGGGATCCAGGAACGCCCAGCGCACAGCCCAGTTGCCCACCGACCAGACGACCTCCTCCAGGTCCCGGCCGGCCGCGGTCAGGTGGTACTCCTGGTGCCCGCCGACCGCCGCCCGTTCCAGAATTCCGCGGTTGACCAGCGTGCGCAGTCGTTGCGAGAGCAGGGTGCGACTGATCCGCGGGATCCCGCGGTGGATGTCGTTGAACCGGTGCGCGCCGAGCATCATCTCGCGCAGGATCAGCAGGGTCCAACGGTCGGCGAGACATTCCGCCCCGGCCGCGATCGGGCAGTACTCCGCATACGTCGCCATGGTCGAAGTATCCGACGTGGCGTCATGTCTGTCCGGTACAGGTTGTGTACCGCCGCAGTACTGATGCTGTACTGGTCGCGCACCGTGGCCCGCACGCAGGGTAAGTACATCGATCCCACCCCCTGGAGGAGCCCAGCATGACCGAGTTCCCGGCCATCACTCACGTCGCGGTCACCGTGCGTGACCTGAACGTGAGTCGGCCCTGGTACCGCAACCTGTTCGGCGTCGACCCGGTCCTCGACGAGGACACCGGCCCGTTCCACCACGTGGTGTGGTTGATCGGCGGCACCCTGATCGGCATCCACGCCTTCCCCGACGGGGACAACGCCCACGCCTTCGACGAGCGCCGCCCCGGCCTCGACCACGTGGCGTTCGGCTGTGCCAACCGGGCCGAACTCGAAGAGTGGATGAACCAGCTGGACAAGCTCGGCGTGCAGCACGGCGGGATCGTCGACGCCGCGTACGGCTCCGGGCTGTCCTTCCGTGACCCCGACAACCTGCCGCTGGAGTTCTTCGCCCCGCCGGGCTGATGACCCATCAGCTATGACCGCGACGACGCCCGCGGGAAAACCACGGGCGTCGCCGTTGGGCCCGCCGGCATGCTGGGTCGGTGAAACCGGGTAGTGCGGCACGGCTGGGCATGCTCGCGTTGCTGTGGGGGTCCAGCTTCTTGTGGATCAAATTCGCGCTGCGCGGGGTCAGCCCGTTGCAACTGACCACGTTCCGCCTGATCATCGGCGCAGCGCTGGTGCTCGTGGTCATCCGCAGCCGCGGGCTGCGGTTACCCGCTGAGTCGAGCACCTGGGTAGCGCTCGCCGTGGCCGCGGTGTTCGGCAACGTCATCCCCTACACGTTGTACGGGGTCGGCGAGCACACTGTGGACTCCGCGGTGGCCGGCGCGCTCAACGCCACCACGCCGCTGTTCACGTTCGTGTTCGGCCTGACCGTAGGTGTCGACCGGCAGCTCGGGCAACGCCGGCTGATCGGGTTGGCGCTCGGTTTCCTCGGCGCGCTGGTCCTGCTGGAGCCGTGGCACAACGCGCACGGCACGCTGCGCGGGTCGCTGGCCTGCCTCGGCGCGGCGGCGAGTTACGGCGTCTCCTACGTCTACGCCAGTAAGCGAGTGATCGGCCGCGGCCATCCGCCGATCGTGCTGGCCGCGGCGCAGTTGACCGTGGCCACTGGGCTGATGTTGCTTCTGCTGCCGTTCGCCGGACACAGCGCGGTGCACCTGCACCCGAAGGTGCTGTTCGCCGTTGTCATGCTCGGTATCGCCAGCACCGGCTTGGCCTACATCCTCAACTACCGCCTGCTGGCCGATGAGGGCCCCGCGGCCACCAGCACCGTCACCTATCTGATGCCGCCGGTGTCCGTGCTGCTCGGCGGACTGGTGCTGGGCGAGCCGTTAGCGGCCAACCTGGTGTTCGGCGGCATCGTCGTGTTGATCGGTGTGGGTCTCGCGCAACGAGGCCGCGCTCAGGT
This genomic window from Sporichthyaceae bacterium contains:
- a CDS encoding NAD(P)/FAD-dependent oxidoreductase, with the protein product MIIGSGFGGLFATKHLRRAPVEVTLIARTTHHLFQPLLYQVSTGVLSPGEIAPATREILRRQRNARVLLGDVVDIDVNARTVTSTSPLGSTTTAYDSLIVAAGAGQSYFGHDEFAEYAPGMKSIDDALELRGRIFGVFELAELTRDPVLAQRLLTFVVIGAGPTGVEMVGQIAELAHRTLPRDFRAIDPKRARIVLVDGADEVLGSFGPKLARAARKRLEEMGVEVQLGQMVVDVDAEGVVLADKAGNHTRIESSCKVWAAGVSASPLGRRLAAQTGAETDRVGRVKVNPDLTLPGHPEVFVVGDMATLDHLPGVAQVAMQGGKFAAKRISDRLVGENPQQPFRYFDKGNMATISRFNAVAQVGKLRFSGFVAWLLWLVIHLIYLVGFKNRITALLHWTVSFIGRDRSERTATAQQVYARTALRRLPDIESETWGLTPPGG
- a CDS encoding cation:proton antiporter; amino-acid sequence: MTFAHLCLVVAVGLFGPLLALPKRWHVPVVVGELAAGVVLGPTGTKTLNAASPTFTFLADIGFALVMFVAGTHVPVRDPALRPALKHGLLRAVGVGAIAVALGAALSHAFDTGHTALYAVLMTSSSAALILPIVDSVGLSGPTIVQLLPQVAVADAACIVLLPLAIEPSRAGRSALGALAVLACSAAFWVFLREAERRGWREALHEESKQRSFAMELRISLLVLFGLAAIAVRTHVSIMLAGFGLGIAVTAVGEPRRLARQMFGITEGFFGPLFFVWLGASLNLRALGDHPKFIGLGLLLGLGAVATHAAMTVTKQPPAAGALAAAQLGVPVAATTLGQQLHLLAPGEPAALILGALVTIAVATLAGGLLARGGAAQSPPRNSMSAGATTGEPRSS
- a CDS encoding isoprenylcysteine carboxylmethyltransferase family protein, with amino-acid sequence MSLRSRAVATLIRHLIVRVAFLMLFAWTFHYWQAWAFVTVLFLADAATSLYLYRKDPALLERRLGQGVRARSEETAAQQKVQRVVQLLMLTTMAVAATDHRRDWSSVSAPVCVVGLALMAVALYMVFLVFKTNSYAAATVQVEENQQVVSTGPYALVRHPMYSSLTLQLIAQPLALGSLWALLPGVVLSAVLAVRALDEEKFLASNLAGYTEYMSRVRHRLVPLVW
- a CDS encoding helix-turn-helix domain-containing protein, which gives rise to MATYAEYCPIAAGAECLADRWTLLILREMMLGAHRFNDIHRGIPRISRTLLSQRLRTLVNRGILERAAVGGHQEYHLTAAGRDLEEVVWSVGNWAVRWAFLDPEDNELDIAWVVWQLHRRVHLDLVPTGRTTVEFRATGAKPGRAWLVTDHRNGATGCEIDPGYEVDLVVSGDNHALHRWYSGRTPWRREVGDGLIEVHGPTRLVRAFPNWIAPNPFAEEIARTRAAARRGG
- a CDS encoding VOC family protein, which encodes MTEFPAITHVAVTVRDLNVSRPWYRNLFGVDPVLDEDTGPFHHVVWLIGGTLIGIHAFPDGDNAHAFDERRPGLDHVAFGCANRAELEEWMNQLDKLGVQHGGIVDAAYGSGLSFRDPDNLPLEFFAPPG
- a CDS encoding DMT family transporter, whose amino-acid sequence is MKPGSAARLGMLALLWGSSFLWIKFALRGVSPLQLTTFRLIIGAALVLVVIRSRGLRLPAESSTWVALAVAAVFGNVIPYTLYGVGEHTVDSAVAGALNATTPLFTFVFGLTVGVDRQLGQRRLIGLALGFLGALVLLEPWHNAHGTLRGSLACLGAAASYGVSYVYASKRVIGRGHPPIVLAAAQLTVATGLMLLLLPFAGHSAVHLHPKVLFAVVMLGIASTGLAYILNYRLLADEGPAATSTVTYLMPPVSVLLGGLVLGEPLAANLVFGGIVVLIGVGLAQRGRAQVGIEPT